The DNA sequence CCCAAGAAGGTGTCCAATTTCATGCAAGCCCACACTCTCTATATCGTATCCACCAGGAACTTTACCATTCACCCACTTCCGATCAACATTATAGTGAAGCTTCCCAGCAGTGGGCTCGAATCCAAGAGCTAATGGTTGATAAGGCCCATAAAATTGCTGGAAACTAATCTTGAAATTTGCATCATCAAATGTGTTGCTTAGTGAAAATCTGAATGGGGATACTGAAGCCCAATCCTCCAAAGCGTTTGCTACTGGGTTAATAGCATCTTCTCGGGTTCCCGGAGCAAATGCAAATGTTAAATTGTACGTCCCCCATTTGTGTTTACCTGTATCGAGCATTTTAAGATTTTAGAAGAACACATAATTTAACATTATTAAACATCAGAGTAAAATGCAAAACGTTGATCGATTTTATccgtttttatattttagtggTCAGAATTTCAAAATTACAATTTGATGGTCCggcattgtttttatatttcaaaaaattggcTAACAGTCATTTTActgagaaaaaaattaatatctagTGTTTTAAGATTTTGGAAGAACATGTTATTTAACATTATTAAATATTAGAGTAAAATACAAAGTGTTGATCATATTCTATCCGcttttattttagtggtcacaattttaaaattacaatttgATGGCCAgacattgtttttatatttcaaaaaaatggcTAACAGTCATTTTTCtgagaaaaaattaatatattttcaaaaaggtggTCCTTATTaactttttgataaattaaaacaatatatgacCATATTTATGCAATTTTGAAATTCTAGCCATCAAAGTGAAAAAATGGATAAAATTCGACAACCAGTTTATACTTTACTCTAATACTACTCACCGGGAAAGAAGGAATAGTCCGGTCTCTCCTGCGGAAAATCTGGCACACCACATCGAGGTTGTGACAACAATGACACTGTGTTATCGTCAAGAAGTCCATTGACATTCAGACCATAATACGACTGATACGTTTTCAGAGCCGATTCTAgtaaatcatcaaaaatattagaactaataTTCGCATTATTAggatcaaatttaatataaccGATATCTTGAAGGTACTTCTTGAGCATGCTAATGCTTGCAATAGTGTCACCTTTGTGACTACCCCTCAGATTGCTTAAAAAATCAGATCCAGATATTTTTTCGGCACCTGCATCGAATAGGAGAACAGAGAAGGTGATACATAACCAGAGTTTCGTTGTCATTGTACATAATAGGTAAACAATAAGACTCTGCGTAGATTGGGTGCTAACTATATAGTACCTAGAGGGATTGAAAATATAGAaagttattttcaaaaaataaaaaagtatagAAAGTTGATCTATTAATAAATGACATTCTATGATTTTGCATTAAGATAAGATTAGAGTTGCATGTATAGAATCTGTGACTCTGAGCAATCTTGCATGACAGCATCCCTTGTCTATagggtggcaatatcagacatgACCCGAATCCGACCCAATCCGTAGCTCGATTTACTgaaataaaatctgaaagtggcccgaaaatcacccgattaACCTGAAATGGActcgaaattagaatttcatttctaaaaatttcaatttttagttttattcaactttaaatgattttaacttGACTCGAAATCGATCCTATTGCAGAAATGAATACGAAAATTTTGCCACCCCTACTATAGAACCctaaaataaaagtaataagtacatatttataaataaaaaattgtagaCATgaggtaaaaaaaaatcaactccAAGTCTCCAATGAACATTCCCCTTGTCTATGAATGCTGGCGTTGATGTTTGTTATGTTTGTCGTAGAAACTTCTAAGAAAATTTCGTTATCATATTCAACtcatatattcaatttttaacgatctaaaataattatattaagattTCACATCATTTGCTACCATATTTaagtgatatatattatttatgacaatctaatataattatatattatttttaaaatataattaatatcattGATCAATCAAAATGTTTTACGGTTCGATAAATTTTAATGTGTTGTATGCATGACACACAGGTGCTCCGGGAGAaatgataattaatattatatttttaaaaaattatgaagtgCCCGAACTAATAAAAAGTGAAGTGTTCCCTTAATTTtggtaattatatataatgagaaattaattaataatatcgtaataattttgtgaaggGCTCCTGCTAATAAAAAATGAAGTGCcctttgaattttgaatttcagtaattatattataattcaatttttttcattttgcttATACTTGTATGATCACAAGTTGGATCTTGAGGGATGGCACTCTGTCTTTTGGCAGAAATGTGTCCGGGCTCTATGATGATAGTAGTTTGGTGTTTAATCGCGATTAATAACAGTATACAGAATCTGTATGCTGATAGAAAAAAACCAGCATTCCATATACCAGTGACTATAGTTTTGTTGGAAGAGTTCAATGTGATATTGTAAtctatgatttaaaaaaaaaatatacaagtaaAATTTGGTCAGGCTATGTTCTGCAGAGCAGCTGCTCAAACTTGGAAAGTGTAAACGAAACAAGAATTTGTTATGTActtcaattatttataattttgtaacgaTATGACTTATGGGACGCGTTCCAGTACTCTCTGCAATGCTTTCTTGATACCTTCTTGATCGAGTACAGTAGTCAATTGTATTTCTTGCACCTGAATCACAGACAAGGATTTATATGTTTATGCGTATGGGAGAAATTAGGGTGTTCAGAGAACTAAATGACATACCTGTCGTCCAGCTCGGGCTAGAAGAGTGAACTGTTCACCAGTAGAAGGGGCCTGATGGCAAGAAGAGTTAGATTTTGCAGTAAAATTTCATGTAGCAGATTGAACAATTTGATTGTATGTGCACTCACATTCGATAGCCAGAGCTGCAGGTCTTGTGAAACCACGCGTTTCTCAAATCCTTGGCGAGTGATTCGCACATCACTTATACTAGACCAGATAAGCACAAAAGAAACATTATACTAAAGCAAAGCAAATATTGCAAAagataaaatgatttttttttaatgtttcattgaagtaaattttttttatgcagACCATGTATAATTTTAATGTAGCATTTTTGGAATAGATTAAACATCGTAAATTACAAGAGGAAATGCTAGTGCTAATCATACCCATCTTCCTGTAGTAGCTCTTCTACAATTGCTTCAAGACCCTGAAGAGGCTCAATATCATAGCTCTCATCATCACCGGAAGAATCAGAGCCAGCTGAGCCATCCTGTTaagtatatatatgatcaatatcAGGACTAGATATTGATAGTAATAGGAGTATATTGATAACAGGAGAACTCGGGAAACTTCACACACCTTAGGAATCACTTTGTCCAATGTCTCTAACAAAGGATCTTCCTCTAATTGTTTGATAGACAATGTAATTCTTGATTTTGAGCTGCAATTTGGTATAATTTAGAGCCGAAATGATATGTGATAAGCTACTAAACTGAGAACCATCCTCATATGAATCACAAACATATCCACTTGCACAGACTATCCAGACACAAATATATAACTCAAATGAGTAAGCAGGAATGAACATTTCTGCGAATTTTAAGGATCATGCAATTATAAGgatctttatttttaatttagctAGCAATAACCTAAtgagagaaagatttcatagtttaatttaaaaaaagttaccTATCTATTTTAATAACTTTTGCACGCACTTCATCACCCTCGTGTAAGATATCTCTTACATCTTGAACCAAATCCCATGATACCTCCGAGACATGAACGAGACCAGTGAGATGATAAAGGCCTGAAATGCAGTTTCAGTAAACCATCAGTAACTAAAGAAACATAATATTCTTTAACCTAAAACATAATTAAGAAGGGAAAATGAGACAAAAAGAGAGGCAGTACCATCTGGGAAACGTAAATGTAGAAATGCACCATAATCCTCAATAGAACCTACCCTTGCATCAAATACATCCCCAACAGAAACTTTCCGGGAATATTTTACCCAGGCAGCTTCTTTCTCAGATAAGATTAGTTTCTTATTGGTTTCGTCTGCCTGGATTAC is a window from the Daucus carota subsp. sativus chromosome 8, DH1 v3.0, whole genome shotgun sequence genome containing:
- the LOC108198562 gene encoding metalloendoproteinase 1-like, with protein sequence MTTKLWLCITFSVLLFDAGAEKISGSDFLSNLRGSHKGDTIASISMLKKYLQDIGYIKFDPNNANISSNIFDDLLESALKTYQSYYGLNVNGLLDDNTVSLLSQPRCGVPDFPQERPDYSFFPGKHKWGTYNLTFAFAPGTREDAINPVANALEDWASVSPFRFSLSNTFDDANFKISFQQFYGPYQPLALGFEPTAGKLHYNVDRKWVNGKVPGGYDIESVGLHEIGHLLGLGHSKDFHAIMYAYFWPNTVKIELQPDDIQGLKVLYGF
- the LOC108197655 gene encoding uncharacterized protein LOC108197655, whose amino-acid sequence is MPIFTAALGSAASLYFHSHDNINSTSTLLHTLSSPPSCFCRNSISFKRINASVNQSSTVADSPAPAPPPPRGSADWKAAKTYIEKGLIYQGRIENFNGGGLLVRFQSLLGFLPFPQLSPSHSCKEPNKSIQEIAKALTGSLISVKVIQADETNKKLILSEKEAAWVKYSRKVSVGDVFDARVGSIEDYGAFLHLRFPDGLYHLTGLVHVSEVSWDLVQDVRDILHEGDEVRAKVIKIDSSKSRITLSIKQLEEDPLLETLDKVIPKDGSAGSDSSGDDESYDIEPLQGLEAIVEELLQEDGISDVRITRQGFEKRVVSQDLQLWLSNAPSTGEQFTLLARAGRQVQEIQLTTVLDQEGIKKALQRVLERVP